From the genome of Salvelinus fontinalis isolate EN_2023a chromosome 20, ASM2944872v1, whole genome shotgun sequence, one region includes:
- the LOC129817649 gene encoding NF-kappa-B inhibitor epsilon-like, with protein sequence MQSAEDAKRKLDLLEDNQMDSGVESFQSLMKDDPFIKTDRESTSEPSEARDKLTNTSTEERLDSAYGSSSLNVESLSEIIGGCNISKSKDDSAENTECSEHEENLLTTITEDGDTLLHLAIIHEDEHFANQLIQLFPKDVLDIQNNLYQTPLHLATYLSLSSVVRGLVESGASLELQDQEGNTPLHVACEQGQAKCATEMTRDVSPSKLGSVLETQNWRGLTCLHLATVNRQHCLMKLLMKKGADLNIQEGTSGKTALHLAVELHDVISVTLLLNKGADMDAAMFNGCTPLHLAVGRQDAAIANLLCQSGADKMLRNMEDETALDLADGNDDILALFPFDDIQIQGRSVVGGPF encoded by the exons ATGCAAAGCGCCGAAGATGCGAAGCGGAAATTGGATTTGTTGGAGGATAATCAAATGGACTCTGGTGTTGAATCCTTCCAATCATTAATGAAAGATGACCCCTTTATCAAAACAGATCGGGAATCGACTTCTGAACCCAGTGAAGCCAGGGATAAATTGACTAACACCAGCACAGAGGAGCGGTTGGATTCTGCTTATGGCTCATCGTCACTAAATGTTGAGAGTTTGAGTGAGATTATAGGGGGCTGCAACATTTCAAAGTCTAAAGATGACAGCGCAGAGAACACAGAATGTAGTGAACATGAAGAAAACCTTCTCACCACCATCACTGAAGATGGAGACAC ACTCCTGCATTTAGCCATCATCCATGAAGATGAACACTTTGCCAACCAATTGATACAGCTGTTCCCCAAAGATGTCTTGGACATCCAGAACAACTTGTACCAG ACGCCGCTACACCTTGCCACCTACCTGAGCCTGTCTTCGGTGGTGCGGGGCCTTGTGGAGAGCGGGGCCAGCCTAGAGCTCCAGGACCAGGAGGGCAACACGCCGCTCCATGTGGCCTGCGAGCAGGGCCAGGCCAAATGCGCCACCGAGATGACCCGGGATGTCTCCCCCAGCAAGCTGGGCTCCGTGCTGGAGACACAGAACTGGAGAG GTCTCACCTGTCTCCACTTAGCCACTGTGAACAGACAGCATTGTCTGATGAAGCTACTGATGAAGAAAGGGGCAGACCTCAACATCCAG gaAGGTACAAGTGGTAAGACAGCTCTCCATCTGGCCGTGGAGCTCCACGACGTGATCTCTGTGACTCTGCTGCTGAACAAGGGAGCTGACATGGACGCTGCGATGTTTAACGGCTGCACGCCACTTCACCTGGCGGTGGGCCGGCAGGACGCAGCCATCGCCAACCTGCTCTGCCAGTCTGGGGCCGACAAGATGCTGAGGAACATGGAGGATGAGACGGCACTGGATCTAGCCGATGGCAATGATGAT ATCCTTGCTCTTTTCCCTTTTGATGACATTCAAATCCAGGGCAGGTCAGTGGTTGGAGGGCCATTCTGA
- the LOC129817647 gene encoding adenosine 3'-phospho 5'-phosphosulfate transporter 1-like isoform X2 → MPSFSWRLWLGLVLILPSSLAADEESSLLQDWHDVWLFRFFLNMLGYTTIIIPGYLLITYLKRINYLQTGRGICYPVIKACVFGSESKTGLLDDVSLAPRNDTDSGSSARQAFKLVFCAAGLQVSYLTWGVLQERVMTRSYGASTPEEEGEHFKDSQFLVFMNRILALTVSGLWCVLFKQPRHGAPMYKYSFASLSNVLSSWCQYEALKYISFPTQVLAKASKVIPVMLMGKIVSHKSYEYWEYLTAALISLGVSMFLLTSTADKHPSTVTTFSGVAILGGYIVFDSFTSNWQDNLFKHKMSSVQMMFGVNLFSCLFTVGSLLEQGAFFDSLAFMTRHSEFAFHAVLLSVCSACGQLFIFYTIAQFGAAVFTIIMTLRQAIAILLSCFLYGHAVTMVGGFGMAVVFLALFLRVYARSRMKAGRKVPQPQVQKV, encoded by the exons ATGCCATCTTTTTCATGGAG GCTTTGGCTTGGCCTGGTTCTGATCCTCCCATCTTCGCTGGCGGCGGACGAAGAGTCGTCGCTGCTGCAGGACTGGCATGACGTATGGCTGTTCCGCTTCTTCCTCAACATGCTGGGctacaccaccatcatcatccccgGCTACTTGCTCATCACCTACTTGAAGAGGATCAACTACCTCCAAACAG GCCGAGGCATTTGCTATCCTGTCATAAAGGCCTGTGTGTTTGGAAGTGAATCGAAGACAGGTCTCCTAGACGACGTGTCGCTAGCTCCCAGAAATGACACGGACTCAGGCTCGTCGGCCAGACAAGCCTTCAAGTTAGTCTTCTGCGCTGCAGGACTTCAG gtgtcCTACCTGACATGGGGTGTCCTACAGGAGAGGGTGATGACTCGCTCGTACGGGGCTTCCACCCCCGAGGAGGAGGGCGAACACTTCAAGGACTCCCAGTTCCTGGTGTTCATGAACCGTATCCTGGCACTGACCGTGTCAGGCCTGTGGTGTGTCCTGTTCAAGCAGCCCCGCCACGGCGCACCCATGTACAAGTACTCATTTGCCTCGCTCTCCAACGTCCTCAGCAGCTGGTGCCAGTACGAGGCCCTCAAGTACATCAGCTTTCCCACCCAGGTGCTGGCCAAGGCCTCTAAAGTGATCCCTGTCATGCTCATGGGCAAGATTGTGTCACACAAGAGCTATGAGTACTGGGAGTACCTGACGGCGGCACTCATCTCTCTGGGTGTCAGCATGTTCTTGTTGACGAGCACAGCCGATAAGCACCCATCTACGGTCACAACGTTCAGCGGCGTGGCCATCTTGGGTGGCTACATCGTCTTCGACAGCTTCACGTCCAACTGGCAGGACAACCTGTTCAAGCACAAGATGTCATCTGTGCAGATGATGTTCGGCGTCAACCTCTTCTCCTGCCTCTTCACCGTGGGCTCGCTGCTGGAGCAGGGCGCCTTCTTCGACTCGCTGGCCTTCATGACGCGCCACTCGGAGTTCGCATTCCATGCTGTGCTGCTGTCGGTGTGCTCGGCGTGCGGCCAGCTCTTCATCTTCTACACCATCGCGCAGTTCGGCGCCGCCGTCTTCACCATCATCATGACCCTGCGGCAGGCCATCGCCATCCTGCTCTCCTGCTTCCTGTACGGCCACGCCGTCACCATGGTGGGGGGCTTTGGCATGGCCGTGGTCTTCCTTGCCCTCTTTCTGCGTGTCTACGCCCGCAGCCGCATGAAGGCGGGACGCAAGGTACCGCAGCCACAGGTGCAGAAGGTCTAG
- the LOC129817650 gene encoding transmembrane protein 151B-like yields the protein MSPASAATASESSTTTVPEEDTEESPRDEQRPLKQSLSKSLCRESHWKCLILSLLMYGCVGAMTWCHVTKVTRLSFDSAYKVKSMMYHESPCSNGYIYIPVAFMVMLYVVYLVECWHCHTHNQLQHKVNVESVGERVGRMQQATPCIWWKAISYHYVRRTRQVTRYRNGDAYTTTQVYHERVNTHVAEAEFDYSNCGVKDISKQLQGLDCFPVTKLRFTKCFSFANVESENAYLTQRARFFTENEGLDDYMEAREGMHLKNVDFKEYMIAFSDPDHLPWYVSNYVFWTAAAFTFSWPLRVLTEYRTAYVHYHVEKLFGFDYVPVTPSEERPYCHHIPRVNTIDSTELEWHIRSNQQLVPSYSEAVLMDLAQLSSGGGGNANTYSVCGGYGSYRQNCERCHRTISSSSIFSRSALSICTGTSPRIPFSGSRFSLSRLYGSRRSCLWRSSGSLNETSCPTESTRCLTPSGQLTSEENPPDYQDALYFPVLIVHRNEGCLNHSLHRNGSCVETSI from the exons ATGTCCCCAGCATCGGCTGCCACGGCTAGTGAGAGCAGCACCACTACCGTTCCAGAGGAGGACACAGAGGAGAGCCCCCGCGACGAG CAGCGGCCCCTGAAGCAGTCGCTCAGTAAATCCCTGTGCAGGGAGAGCCACTGGAAATGCCTGATCCTGTCCCTGCTCATGTACGGCTGCGTGGGGGCCATGACCTGGTGCCACGTGACCAAGGTGACGCGCCTGTCCTTCGACAGTGCCTACAAGGTCAAGTCCATGATGTACCACGAAAGCCCCTGCTCCAACGGTTACATCTACATCCCTGTGGCCTTCATGGTCATGCTCTACGTGGTCTACCTGGTGGAGTGCTGGCACTGCCACACCCACAACCAGCTACAGCACAAGGTGAACGTGGAGAGTGTGGGAGAGCGTGTTGGGCGCATGCAGCAGGCCACGCCCTGCATCTGGTGGAAGGCCATCAGCTACCACTATGTGCGGCGGACGCGACAGGTAACACGCTACCGTAACGGAGACGCATACACCACCACGCAGGTGTACCACGAGCGCGTCAACACGCATGTGGCCGAGGCGGAGTTCGACTACAGCAACTGCGGTGTGAAGGACATATCCAAGCAGCTGCAGGGCCTAGACTGCTTCCCTGTCACCAAGCTGAGGTTCACCAAGTGCTTTAGCTTCGCCAACGTGGAGTCGGAGAACGCCTACCTGACTCAGCGGGCCCGCTTCTTCACTGAGAATGAGGGCCTGGACGACTACATGGAGGCCCGCGAGGGAATGCACCTGAAGAATGTAGACTTTAAGGAGTACATGATTGCCTTCTCGGATCCGGACCACCTGCCCTGGTACGTGTCCAACTACGTGTTCTGGACGGCCGCCGCCTTCACCTTCTCCTGGCCGCTGCGCGTGCTAACCGAGTACCGCACGGCCTACGTCCACTACCACGTGGAGAAGCTGTTCGGCTTCGACTATGTCCCTGTCACGCCATCTGAGGAGCGACCATACTGCCACCACATCCCTCGGGTCAACACCATCGACAGCACCGAGTTGGAGTGGCACATCCGCTCCAACCAGCAGCTGGTGCCCAGCTATTCAGAGGCTGTACTCATGGACCTGGCTCAGCTCTCGTCAGGTGGCGGTGGCAATGCCAACACCTACTCAGTGTGCGGCGGCTACGGCAGCTACCGGCAGAACTGCGAGCGCTGCCACCGCACCATCAGCAGCTCGTCCATCTTCTCACGCAGCGCCCTGAGCATCTGCACTGGGACTAGCCCACGCATCCCCTTCAGCGGCAGCCGCTTCTCGCTGTCGCGGCTGTACGGATCGCGGCGCAGCTGCCTGTGGCGGAGCAGCGGCAGCCTCAATGAGACATCGTGCCCCACAGAGAGTACGCGCTGCCTGACGCCGTCGGGCCAGCTGACTAGCGAGGAGAATCCGCCGGACTACCAGGACGCGCTCTACTTCCCTGTGCTCATCGTGCACCGCAATGAGGGCTGCCTGAACCACTCGCTGCACAGGAACGGATCCTGCGTGGAGACCTCTATATGA
- the LOC129817647 gene encoding adenosine 3'-phospho 5'-phosphosulfate transporter 1-like isoform X1 — protein sequence MPSFSWRLWLGLVLILPSSLAADEESSLLQDWHDVWLFRFFLNMLGYTTIIIPGYLLITYLKRINYLQTGVDDLQTGRGICYPVIKACVFGSESKTGLLDDVSLAPRNDTDSGSSARQAFKLVFCAAGLQVSYLTWGVLQERVMTRSYGASTPEEEGEHFKDSQFLVFMNRILALTVSGLWCVLFKQPRHGAPMYKYSFASLSNVLSSWCQYEALKYISFPTQVLAKASKVIPVMLMGKIVSHKSYEYWEYLTAALISLGVSMFLLTSTADKHPSTVTTFSGVAILGGYIVFDSFTSNWQDNLFKHKMSSVQMMFGVNLFSCLFTVGSLLEQGAFFDSLAFMTRHSEFAFHAVLLSVCSACGQLFIFYTIAQFGAAVFTIIMTLRQAIAILLSCFLYGHAVTMVGGFGMAVVFLALFLRVYARSRMKAGRKVPQPQVQKV from the exons ATGCCATCTTTTTCATGGAG GCTTTGGCTTGGCCTGGTTCTGATCCTCCCATCTTCGCTGGCGGCGGACGAAGAGTCGTCGCTGCTGCAGGACTGGCATGACGTATGGCTGTTCCGCTTCTTCCTCAACATGCTGGGctacaccaccatcatcatccccgGCTACTTGCTCATCACCTACTTGAAGAGGATCAACTACCTCCAAACAGGTGTGGATGATCTACAAACTG GCCGAGGCATTTGCTATCCTGTCATAAAGGCCTGTGTGTTTGGAAGTGAATCGAAGACAGGTCTCCTAGACGACGTGTCGCTAGCTCCCAGAAATGACACGGACTCAGGCTCGTCGGCCAGACAAGCCTTCAAGTTAGTCTTCTGCGCTGCAGGACTTCAG gtgtcCTACCTGACATGGGGTGTCCTACAGGAGAGGGTGATGACTCGCTCGTACGGGGCTTCCACCCCCGAGGAGGAGGGCGAACACTTCAAGGACTCCCAGTTCCTGGTGTTCATGAACCGTATCCTGGCACTGACCGTGTCAGGCCTGTGGTGTGTCCTGTTCAAGCAGCCCCGCCACGGCGCACCCATGTACAAGTACTCATTTGCCTCGCTCTCCAACGTCCTCAGCAGCTGGTGCCAGTACGAGGCCCTCAAGTACATCAGCTTTCCCACCCAGGTGCTGGCCAAGGCCTCTAAAGTGATCCCTGTCATGCTCATGGGCAAGATTGTGTCACACAAGAGCTATGAGTACTGGGAGTACCTGACGGCGGCACTCATCTCTCTGGGTGTCAGCATGTTCTTGTTGACGAGCACAGCCGATAAGCACCCATCTACGGTCACAACGTTCAGCGGCGTGGCCATCTTGGGTGGCTACATCGTCTTCGACAGCTTCACGTCCAACTGGCAGGACAACCTGTTCAAGCACAAGATGTCATCTGTGCAGATGATGTTCGGCGTCAACCTCTTCTCCTGCCTCTTCACCGTGGGCTCGCTGCTGGAGCAGGGCGCCTTCTTCGACTCGCTGGCCTTCATGACGCGCCACTCGGAGTTCGCATTCCATGCTGTGCTGCTGTCGGTGTGCTCGGCGTGCGGCCAGCTCTTCATCTTCTACACCATCGCGCAGTTCGGCGCCGCCGTCTTCACCATCATCATGACCCTGCGGCAGGCCATCGCCATCCTGCTCTCCTGCTTCCTGTACGGCCACGCCGTCACCATGGTGGGGGGCTTTGGCATGGCCGTGGTCTTCCTTGCCCTCTTTCTGCGTGTCTACGCCCGCAGCCGCATGAAGGCGGGACGCAAGGTACCGCAGCCACAGGTGCAGAAGGTCTAG